The genomic interval TGGTGGCGGCGGCATCGATCACCTCATAGATATCAATGCCCATCTTATCTGCCACTATCTTCATCTCATTAACCAGGCCGATATTGACTGCCCGGTGGATATTCTCCAATAGCTTGGTCATTTCAGCAGCCTTGGTAGAGCTAACCATTACAACATTGTCTATTACCTGCCTGTACAGTTCATTTCCTATTTCACGACACGGCCCGGTTACTCCCCCACACACTTTGGGAATGGTTCGTGTGACAAAGTCGGGATTTCCCGGATCCTCTCTCTCCGGTGAATAGACCAGATAGACATTCTCACCAACCTTGAGTCCTGTTGACTCAACACGCGGCATCAACTCCTCTTCGGTAGTACCGGGGTAGGTTGTGCTCTCCAGAGAGATCACTTGTTCTTCACGAAGATAAGGGAGTAGGGAATCCATCGTACCAGTGACATAACTGAGATCCGGTTCTCTGTGACGATCCAGTGGGGTTGGAACACAAAGAATAAGTGCATCTGCTTCAGTTGCACGAGAAAAATCACAGGTAGCTTCAAAACCCTTCCTCACAGCCACCGAAACTGACTCATGAGAGATGTGCTCAATATAGCTCTCACCAGAGCTCAGTGTTTCAATCTTGGCTGGATCTATATCAAAACCGATAACCTTGTATCCCACCTCGCAATAGCGCAGTACAAGTGGCAGGCCCACATAGCCAAGGCCGACGATACCGATTACGGCAGCTTTAGATTCTAGTTTCTCTTTCAGCTGCATCTACTCTGCCCCTCCTCTATTGACCTGGTAATAGTCGACATACCATTTAACAAACTGCTCTACTCCATCAGCCACAGTCGCTTTAGGCTTGTAATCAAAATCTCTCACCAGATCTTCCACATCAGCATAGGTGTCCGGCACATCGCCGGGTTGGAGGGGAAGCATCTCTTTCACCGCCTCAATACCCAAGTTTTCTTCGATGGCCTTGATATAGTCCATCAGTTCTACCGGATGATTGTTGCCAATATTATAGACACGCCACGGCGCTTTGCTTGTAGCGGGATCCGGATTCATCGAATCCCAGTCTGGATTTCCCTGCGCCGGTCTATCAAGGACCTTTATCACACCTTCGACAATATCATCGATATAAGTGAAGTCTCTTCGGTGTTTTCCGTAGTTGAACACCTTGATCGCCTCGCCGGCCAACATGGCCCTGGTGAATTTTTGCAGAGCCATATCAGGTCGATCCCAAGGGCCATAGACGGTAAAAAACCTCAGTCCTGTGGTGGGTAGGTCATATAGATGACTGTAGGTATGGGCCATCAACTCATTTGCCTTCTTGGTGGCCGCATACAGACTCAGAGGATGGTCAACATTGTGATGGACAGAAAACGGCATATGGGTATTAGCACCGTATACCGAGCTGGAGGATGCGTAGACAAGATGCTCGACATCATTATATCGACACCCTTCCAAAATGTGGCCAAAGCCAACCAGATTGCTATCAATATAGGAGAGCGGATTTTCCAGTGAGTAGCGCACACCGGCCTGAGCGGCAAGATTGACTACCCGCTGAGGTTTGCATTCAGCAAAGAGTGCCTGAACCCCATCACGGTCAGCCAAGTCCATGCGGTGATGAGTATAGTTTGGGTGGTCTATATGACGAGCAAGTCGCGCCTCTTTCAGTGCCGGAGGGTAATAATCATTATGGTTATCGATACCGATCACCTCATCCCCTCTGGCCAAAAGACGAAGTGAAAGCGCCGAGCCGATAAATCCGGCTGAACCTGTGATAAGAACGCGCATCAGAGACGCTCTCCTCGGCCGATACCATAGTAGGTAAATCCAAGCTCTTTCATGTGCCCTGGCTCATAGAGATTACGCCCATCAAAAATAACTGCTCTATTTATATTCCGTTTAATTCTTTCAAAATCGGGACTACGGAAAAGCTTCCACTCCGTAACTACCACCAGCGCATCAGCACCGGCAACCGCCTCTTCCGGGCTAGTAACATAGACAAGATCAGAGCGTTCTCCATAGATACGACGACATTCGTCCATCGCCTCTGGATCAAACACCTGAACCTTTGCCCCTCGCGCCCACAGAGACTCCATGACCACCCTGCTCGGGGCCTCTCGCATATCATCGGTATTTGGCTTGAAAGCCAAACCCCAGAGGGCGAAAATCTTCCCTTTCAACTCACCACCATAGTGGTGATCAATTTTGCCCACCAAGATATGTTTCTGATTATCATTCACCTCAGCCACTGCCTGGAGGAGTTTTGCATCAAATCCCACCTGCCCTGCAGTGCGTTCCAGTGCGTTGACATCTTTTGGAAAGCAGGAGCCACCATAGCCACAGCCAGGATAGATAAATGAATATCCGATACGCGTATCAGAGCCGATTCCGTTTCTTACCTGCTCGATGTCCGCACCCAGCAACTCAGCCAGATTGGCCAGCTCATTCATAAAACTTATCTTGGTTGCCAGCATGGCATTGGCTGCGTATTTAGTCAGCTCTGCGGAACGAATATCCATCGAGACAAAGCGTTCATGATTTCGATTGAACGGCGCATACAGCTCCTTCAGCAGATTTTCGGCCATGTCGCTGTCCGTACCGACCACCACTCTGTCCGGCTTCATAAAGTCATCCAGCGCTGCCCCCTCCTTGAGAAACTCCGGATTTGATGCAACATCAAAATCCACTTCAACACCCCGGTCCCTGAGTGTTGAGTCAATTCGCTCTCTGACTCTATCCGCCGTACCCACCGGCACAGTAGACTTGTCCACTACCACCTTGTAGTCATCCATGTGCTTGGCAATAGTTTCTGCCACGGCAAGTACATGCCGCAGGTCTGCGGAGCCATCTTCATCTGGCGGAGTACCTACTGCGATAACCTGAAACAGACCATGCGCTACAGCAATGCCGGGGTCAGCGGTGAAGGAGAGGCGGCCAGCAGAAGCATTACGTGCGATCATCGCCTCCAGACCCGGCTCGTAGATGGGCACTCCGCCTCCGTTGAGCATCTCTATTTTAGCCACATCGACATCCATGCAGACGACATCGTTACCCACCTCTGCCAGACAGGCTCCCGTGACAAGCCCAACATAACCGGAGCCAAAAATCGTTACTTTCATTGGTACTCTGTGCTCTCTAAAAATATCTAAATAAACCAAACCGTCTCAAAATTACAGTTTGGCTACAGTCCTGGTAATCCCATCCATGGCTCAGCTTGTCACTCGACCGTTCATGCGCTTCACAGCACCATGACCTGCATTGACAATAACTGCCATGATGGTAAACAGGACTGTATTGGTTATTTTGCTGTCTGTAATTGAATGATCAAACAGGTACCCAACCAGAACAGCCGCAAATATCGCCATCAAAAAAGATCCTAGCAACCTGTATTGCTTAAATACACTGATACTTGACATAAAGACCGAAATAAAAAATGCAGAAAATAGCACCAAGCCAGTTAGACCCAGAAATATCAGTATTTCAAAGACGATATTATGCGGCATGTGTATATTTGGGTGCGGCCCACCTAAAACTGCGTAGCTATTGAGCCCATACCCGAAGACTGGTGCTAATAAAAACTGCTCTATGGAGAATAGCCATATATCAATTCTTATAGGAGACTGCCCTGCCACCAGCGTAGAAAACCGGGAAAAAACTGAGTCATCGCTGATTATGTACAATGCAACTGCCAGCACAAAAACAGCAATAGCGGTATAACTTTTTATATTGAGCCGCCGAAAATTTAGCGCAACAAAAATTACCAGAAAAACGGTAGCTGCCACCCAGGATGCACGAGAGCTTGTGTGAAGTAGGACGTAAGCACTAACACAGATGAGCGGGCTATATGCAGCAATAACCAGTGGCCCACGCCCCTTCTGCACGGCAGCAATAAAGCAATAGAGTAATATACTAACATTGACAAAAAGAAGGAAACCAAGAGCATTGCTCGAAAATGTAGCTGCCAGCAGCCTATTGCCGACAATTTTTCTATTCACAAAAAAGTCATAGCCGGTATATTGCTGATAAATCCCATCAAAAGCCTGAATACTAAATGAGGCAACTATCAGTAACAGGACAAAATTCATGCTCACCACTCTCTCTTTGAGAAGATAAAGCACAGCAAAGAAAAGTAACACATACCTAAATAAAAACTTTAGCAGTAGCTCCCATCGCTCATCCCCCTCCACACCAAAGTAATTGGAAATGGTCATTGACAGGAGGATCAGGGCGAACAAAACAGTGAACCTAATGTTTTCCTGAAACAGCCTATAATTTGCTAACCTAATGATCGTAAAAAGAAAAAGAAGAGCAAAAAGCCCATAACTGATCTGATAGATCGCGTTCTTTAATGGGAGGGATAGGATTACCAGGGAAAAAAGAACTAGCAATCCCTTATTCTCTACCGAGAGGTCATTCATCAATCGCATAATACAAATCTACTAACTCTTCCGTATATCACCGTCGAGGTATCACTTGCCGCCCACCCCAACTCCATAATATTGACGCTGCCAGTATGCCTCCCCACTTCTTCCTACGGTAAAGACCGCTAACACCGAATAGTATCAGGTCGCACACCTAGTTACCTCCCTAACAGTCTCGATATAGAGATCACTATTTTCCTCAAACTGAACAATCAAGACTTGGCATCCCCATCACAGATGGGTAGGATAGCCGCTCAAAGCTATTTTCTCTTTTTCATCAACTGGTTATTGCTGAATTTCACGCCATACTCGATGTCGACCTACAGACAGTACATCCGCCTCCTACAGCACGTCCGGCCGCACTGGAAGACCTTTTTAGTCTCTATCCTCGGCACTGTGGTGCTGGCCGCTACCCAGCCGGCCATGCCCTACCTGATGAAGCCGCTGTTGGACGGAAGCTTCGTCGACAAAGACCCTACCATGATAGCGCTTGTCCCACTCCTGCTGCTGGCCCTGGCTGCAGTCCAGGGAGTTGCCACCTTGGTTAGTAGTGTCGCCATGGAGTCTGTGTCTACCAAGGTGGTATTCAACCTTCGGGAGCTGATGTTCCAGCAGTTGCTGGTGCTGCCTGCGCGCTTCTATGATAACAGCACTACCGGCGTCATCCTCTCCAAGGTCACCTATGATGTCGAGCAGTTGACCACTTCCGCCTCCTATGTTCTGGTGACCCTGGTACGTGACTCCCTTTCTATACTCGGCCTGTTGGGTCTGATGCTCTACCTCAACTGGCAGCTCACACTCATCGCCTTCGTGCTGATACCTGCCGTTACTTTTTTTGTCCGTATCGTCAGCCGGCGTCTGCGACTGATCAGCAAAACACTGCAGCAGAAAATGGGGGAGATGACCCACGTTCTTGAGGAGGTAATCACCGGCAGCCGGGTGATCAAACTGTTTGGCGGTCAGCGTCACGAGCAGCAGCGCTTCTTTAGCGCTGCCAATCGGGTACGCCAATTCAAGATGAAGAGCATTATCGCTCACACCAGCAGTGTCCAGGCCAACCATCTGATAGCCGTATCCGCTCTCGCCCTGATGGCCTATCTGGCCGCCCAGCAGTCTGCAACGGGGGGATTCACCGTTGGTGAGTTTGTCGCCTTCTTTAGCGCCATGGCGATGATCCTATCCCCACTGAAAAAACTGACCAGTATCAATAATGAACTACAAAAGGGGTTAGCCGCTGCGGAGAGCGTTTTCGAGCTCCTTGACCAGACTCCGGAAACCGACAGGGGCACAGAACAGCTGGATACAGCGAACGGAAAAATTGAGTGGAGAGCACTCTCCTTCCACTATACCAACGGCACTGATGCGGCACTGAAGGAGATACAGCTTACCGTTAACCCCGGCGAAAACATCGCATTGGTTGGTCCCTCCGGAAGCGGAAAGACCACCCTCGCCGCCCTGATACCGGCCTTCTACCGCCCCACCAGCGGCATTCTAATTGATGGCACCGACATCAGTGACCTGCCCCTCAACACTCTGCGCAGTCATATCTCGCTGGTCTCCCAGGACGTCTTTCTCTTCAACGACAGCGTCCGCGCCAACATCGCCTACGGCTGCTGCAGCTCCGCCAGTGATGAGGAGGTCATTGCCGCCGCCAGGGCCGCCAACGCCTATGAGTTCATCCAGCAGATGTCGGAAGGTATGGATACACCTATAGGCGACAACGGTGTTCGCCTCTCTGGCGGTCAGCGCCAACGACTCGCCATTGCCCGGGCTCTGCTCAAAGATGCCCCGATCCTGATCCTCGACGAGGCCACCTCCGCCCTTGATACTGAATCCGAGCAACTGATTCAGGAGGCGATGGAAAGAGTGAGCCGGGGGAGGACAACCATCACCATAGCCCACCGCCTCTCCACTATTGAGAATGCAGATCGCATCGTCGTACTCGATCAGGGTGCAATTGTCGAATCCGGCAGCCACCAGCAACTGCTCGCTCAGGACGGCCTCTACAGCAAGCTTTACCAAATACAGTACGCGCTGGATAAGTAAGCATGGCACCTCCGGCAACCAAAAGTGAGAGCTGCCGCCCTGACCCAAAACTCTTTCGCCCCCGCTTCTGGCCGGGCTGGCTCGGTCTCGGCCTGCTGTGGCTGATCCACCAACTACCCTATGACATCCAGCTTGCGGTGGGGCGACTGCTGGGCCGTTTTTTCGGTAAAACCATCCGTAGCCGCGCATGGATAGCCCGCCGTAATATTGCCCTTTGCTTCGATGAACTGAGAAAAGAGGAGCAGGAATCCCTGCTCAAAGAACACTTCGAAGCGATAGGGATGTCGATGGTTGAAACCGCCATGACCTGGTGGGGAAGCGATAAGCGTATACTCTCCCTTGCCGAGATTCATGGCATTGAACACCTTCACAAAGCCCTTGATGACGGCAGAGGTGTCATACTCCTTACCGGCCACCTCACCTCAATGGAATTGGCCGCGCATATCATGGGGCTACAGGGACGCACCGGCGCCATGTACCGGCCAATGAAAAACGCCCTGATGGAATACACCATCAAAAAGGCCAGGAGCCGGCATCTCACTCCGTTGTTCCCCCGCAATGAGATACGCACCATGACCAGCGCCCTGCGTGAAGGACGCGCCATCTGGTATGGCTTCGATCAGAATTATGGCGGCAACCACAGCCTCTTTGTACCCTTTTTTGGGGTGCCTGCCTCCACAATTACCACAACTTCACGCTTCGCAAAAATGGGGAAAGCGGTGGTTATCCCCTTCTTTCCCTACCGCACCGACAAGGGACGCTACCGGATTGAGGTCCACCCTCCACTGGACAACTTCCCCTCCGGCGATATGGAAGCAGACACCAGGCGACTCAATGAGCTACTGGAAGAGGCGATCCGCAAAGCCCCCGAACAATATCTATGGATCCATCGGCGTTTCAAGACACGCCCGCCAGGCGCTGATCCGGTATACTGATCAGTCAATATCACACTAAATTTAAAAACCTGTAACAAGAACTCTATGCGCATCGCCCAGATCTCCGCCGACTTTGCCCCCAACATCGGAGGCGTCGCCTCCCACGTCATCGAGCTGGGTCAGGCCCAGGCACAACTGGGAGAGGAGGTACATGTCGTCACCCGTCCCCTCGGTGAGATGCGCTCAAAAAAGGAGCTCTGGCAAGGGATGACGGTCTACCGCCCCAACCTGCCCCGACCCAAACCGTTCTATGACTGGATGCTGGCACGCTGGCTGCGCGGTTTTTACGCCACAGTTAAACCGGACATCATCCATGTCCACGGCCTGCGTCCCCTGAAGGCAACACGCAACCTACCCTGCCCGGTACTCTTCACCAACCACACCTCCGGCTACCTGATGAAGATCGAAAAGGGCCAGAAAGAGCGAGACCGTCTGGCCCGGCAACTCGCCCACATCAGCCACGTGCTCGCCCCCAGCCAGGAGCTTTGCGATGCCACCGCACTGGTGGGCTACCAGGGCCCCATCGACTTCATCCCCAACGGTGTCGATACCGACCGCTTTGCTCCTGGAGAGAGTCCTATACGGGAGGAGCTGGGGATCAGCGAAGAGGAGGTGGTCGTGCTACTGGCGCGACGTCTGGTAGAGAAGAACGGCGTCACGGTATTTGCCGAGGCGGTGGCAGCATTAAAAGAGTTGCCGGTGCGTCTGCTCTTTGCCGGAGATGGGGAGGAGCGCAGCAAGGTCGAGCAGATCCTCCGTGACAACGGCATGTTCGATCAGAGCATCTTCCTCGGCGGCGTTCCCAATCCGCAGATGCCCGACGTCTACCGTGCCGCCGATATCTCAGTACTCCCCTCCTTTATGGAGGCGACCAGCATAACCGGCCTGGAGTCGATGGCCTGCGGCATTCCGCTGGTTGGCACTACGGTCGGCGGCATCCCCACCCTGATTAACGATAGAGAGACCGGCCTGCTGGTACCGCCTGGAGATCCGGCAACACTGGGTGAGGCGCTTGCACAGCTGGCAAGAGATCCTGAGCAGCGTCAGCAGATGGGTACGGCAGCACGTAGCCGTGCGGAGGAAAAGTTCTCCTGGCGTGGTATCGCCTCCCGCACCCTGGATATCTATCAGCAACATCTGGACAGTCACTCATGAAACAGATCCTAGTAGCATTCGGCACCCGCCCTGAAGCGATCAAGATGGCGCCGGTAATCCATGCACTAAAGGCCCACCCCCGATTACACCCAGTCGTCTGCGTTACCGCTCAACACCGCCAAATGCTCGATCAGGTACTGGAGCTGTTCGACATCGTACCCGACTACGACCTCGACCTGATGCGCCCGGGACAGGATCTGGCCAGCCTCAGCGCACGTATTCTCGAACAGATGTCGCCCATCCTGAAGGAGTGCCGACCCGATGCTGTACTGGTACAAGGTGACACCACAACCGTGCTTTGCGCCGCCCTCTCTGCCTTCTACCAGCAGATCCCGGTAGGACACGTCGAAGCGGGTTTGCGCACAGGCGATCTCAGCTCCCCCTTCCCAGAGGAGGCCAACCGGGTACTGGCCACCCGCCTCTCCCGTTGGCACTTTGCCCCCACCCGTCTTAACCGTGACAACCTGATCAGGGATAACGTAGCTAAAGAGGTGATCTATGAGACCGGCAACACCGTCATCGATGCCCTGCTGTGGGTACGCGAGCGGATCAACAATAATCTCCCAATCGAGGCAAAAGATATCCTCAGAAATCTCAGAAATCGTTTCATACTCGTCACCGGCCACCGCCGGGAGAGCTTTGGCAGCGGCTTCGAGAATATCTGCAATGCCCTGGTAACATTGGCTACACGCCACCCGGAGGTGGATATCGTCTACCCTGTCCACCTTAATCCCAATGTTCAGGAGCCGGTACAGCGGCTGCTTGGCGAGTACGACAACATCCATCTTATCGAACCTCAAGGCTATGCGGCATTCGTCGCCTTGATGAACCAATCCTACCTGATACTCACTGACTCCGGTGGCGTCCAGGAGGAGGCACCCTCCCTGGGTAAACCTGTACTGGTGATGCGTGACAAGACCGAGCGCACCGAGGGGCTGACGGGGGGAGTCCGGTTGGTCGGCACCTACAGTGAAACGATCATTGCCGAGACAGAGCATCTGCTCAGAGACGACGACCATTACCAAGCCATGGCCACGGCAAAGAACCCCTACGGTGACGGCAACGCCGCCCACCGTATTGTCGATATCCTTGCCGATGACCTAGTGTAGTGTTCTATACTAAGCGGCAATTAAGCGAGGCGAGAAGGTATTAGCTGCAAGGCGCGTCACGCAGGGAATGGTTGCCCCCTTTACAAGTGACGCAACGCAGCAGATGATGCCTTCTCGTCTCGCCCGGAGGGAGACCCACAAAAGATCCAATCCTGCGTTACAGCCTTTGTTAAGGGAGCAACCATTAACTGTAGGCTGCGCCTTGACTTGAATCTTTTGTGGGTCTCTTAATATCCGGAGTTATAACTGAATCTGGTGTTTGAGTAGTTGAAAAAGGGCGGCGTATCTGGTTGATTTGTTGTTGCGAGACATCAAAACAACCATTGGAGATACGCCACCATGAGTAAGAATAACGTTGTTAAGCTGGCAGGTCGAGATACGATTATCGATCCGCTGACAGAGTTGCTGAGAAGCGGTGCAGAGCAGTTGATCTACCAGGCGGTAGAGGCAGAGCTGCTGGAGCTGTTGGCGGAGCACACCGAGCGACGGACAGAGGATGGCAAGGCGGGTGTGGTGCGTAATGGTCATCTGCCAGCTCGTAAACTGCAGACAGGATTGGGGCCGGTCACGGTCGAGATCCCCAAAGTTCGAGCGAAGACCGGCGAGCCGGTGACGTTCCGATCAGCTCTGGTACCGCCGTATGTACGCAAGACGAAGTCACTGGAAGCGGCGCTGCCGTGGCTCTACCTGAAGGGGATTTCCAGTGGTGAGATGGGTGAGGCCCTGAAAGTGCTGGTGGGTCCGGATGCAACAGGCTTGTCGGCCAGCACGGTATCGCGTCTGAAGCAGGTCTGGGCAGAAGAATATCGGAGCTGGTGTGAGGAGCGCCTGGATAAGGAGCATTGGGTGTATGTGTGGACAGACGGTGTCTACAGCGGA from Candidatus Sedimenticola sp. (ex Thyasira tokunagai) carries:
- a CDS encoding nucleotide sugar dehydrogenase: MQLKEKLESKAAVIGIVGLGYVGLPLVLRYCEVGYKVIGFDIDPAKIETLSSGESYIEHISHESVSVAVRKGFEATCDFSRATEADALILCVPTPLDRHREPDLSYVTGTMDSLLPYLREEQVISLESTTYPGTTEEELMPRVESTGLKVGENVYLVYSPEREDPGNPDFVTRTIPKVCGGVTGPCREIGNELYRQVIDNVVMVSSTKAAEMTKLLENIHRAVNIGLVNEMKIVADKMGIDIYEVIDAAATKPFGFVPYYPGPGLGGHCIPIDPFYLTWKAREYGVHTRFIELAGEVNSSMPEWVVSKVADGLNQHGKAVNGSRILILGIAYKKNVDDMRESPAALILELLRGKGAKISYSDPHVPKFPAMRNYAFDLCSVALTPGLLQEYDCVVLTTDHDLFDYKMIRDNASLIVDARGKYRESELYIIRA
- a CDS encoding NAD-dependent epimerase, yielding MRVLITGSAGFIGSALSLRLLARGDEVIGIDNHNDYYPPALKEARLARHIDHPNYTHHRMDLADRDGVQALFAECKPQRVVNLAAQAGVRYSLENPLSYIDSNLVGFGHILEGCRYNDVEHLVYASSSSVYGANTHMPFSVHHNVDHPLSLYAATKKANELMAHTYSHLYDLPTTGLRFFTVYGPWDRPDMALQKFTRAMLAGEAIKVFNYGKHRRDFTYIDDIVEGVIKVLDRPAQGNPDWDSMNPDPATSKAPWRVYNIGNNHPVELMDYIKAIEENLGIEAVKEMLPLQPGDVPDTYADVEDLVRDFDYKPKATVADGVEQFVKWYVDYYQVNRGGAE
- a CDS encoding UDP-glucose/GDP-mannose dehydrogenase family protein produces the protein MKVTIFGSGYVGLVTGACLAEVGNDVVCMDVDVAKIEMLNGGGVPIYEPGLEAMIARNASAGRLSFTADPGIAVAHGLFQVIAVGTPPDEDGSADLRHVLAVAETIAKHMDDYKVVVDKSTVPVGTADRVRERIDSTLRDRGVEVDFDVASNPEFLKEGAALDDFMKPDRVVVGTDSDMAENLLKELYAPFNRNHERFVSMDIRSAELTKYAANAMLATKISFMNELANLAELLGADIEQVRNGIGSDTRIGYSFIYPGCGYGGSCFPKDVNALERTAGQVGFDAKLLQAVAEVNDNQKHILVGKIDHHYGGELKGKIFALWGLAFKPNTDDMREAPSRVVMESLWARGAKVQVFDPEAMDECRRIYGERSDLVYVTSPEEAVAGADALVVVTEWKLFRSPDFERIKRNINRAVIFDGRNLYEPGHMKELGFTYYGIGRGERL
- a CDS encoding O-antigen ligase family protein gives rise to the protein MNDLSVENKGLLVLFSLVILSLPLKNAIYQISYGLFALLFLFTIIRLANYRLFQENIRFTVLFALILLSMTISNYFGVEGDERWELLLKFLFRYVLLFFAVLYLLKERVVSMNFVLLLIVASFSIQAFDGIYQQYTGYDFFVNRKIVGNRLLAATFSSNALGFLLFVNVSILLYCFIAAVQKGRGPLVIAAYSPLICVSAYVLLHTSSRASWVAATVFLVIFVALNFRRLNIKSYTAIAVFVLAVALYIISDDSVFSRFSTLVAGQSPIRIDIWLFSIEQFLLAPVFGYGLNSYAVLGGPHPNIHMPHNIVFEILIFLGLTGLVLFSAFFISVFMSSISVFKQYRLLGSFLMAIFAAVLVGYLFDHSITDSKITNTVLFTIMAVIVNAGHGAVKRMNGRVTS
- the msbA gene encoding lipid A export permease/ATP-binding protein MsbA; translated protein: MSTYRQYIRLLQHVRPHWKTFLVSILGTVVLAATQPAMPYLMKPLLDGSFVDKDPTMIALVPLLLLALAAVQGVATLVSSVAMESVSTKVVFNLRELMFQQLLVLPARFYDNSTTGVILSKVTYDVEQLTTSASYVLVTLVRDSLSILGLLGLMLYLNWQLTLIAFVLIPAVTFFVRIVSRRLRLISKTLQQKMGEMTHVLEEVITGSRVIKLFGGQRHEQQRFFSAANRVRQFKMKSIIAHTSSVQANHLIAVSALALMAYLAAQQSATGGFTVGEFVAFFSAMAMILSPLKKLTSINNELQKGLAAAESVFELLDQTPETDRGTEQLDTANGKIEWRALSFHYTNGTDAALKEIQLTVNPGENIALVGPSGSGKTTLAALIPAFYRPTSGILIDGTDISDLPLNTLRSHISLVSQDVFLFNDSVRANIAYGCCSSASDEEVIAAARAANAYEFIQQMSEGMDTPIGDNGVRLSGGQRQRLAIARALLKDAPILILDEATSALDTESEQLIQEAMERVSRGRTTITIAHRLSTIENADRIVVLDQGAIVESGSHQQLLAQDGLYSKLYQIQYALDK
- the lpxL gene encoding LpxL/LpxP family Kdo(2)-lipid IV(A) lauroyl/palmitoleoyl acyltransferase, translating into MAPPATKSESCRPDPKLFRPRFWPGWLGLGLLWLIHQLPYDIQLAVGRLLGRFFGKTIRSRAWIARRNIALCFDELRKEEQESLLKEHFEAIGMSMVETAMTWWGSDKRILSLAEIHGIEHLHKALDDGRGVILLTGHLTSMELAAHIMGLQGRTGAMYRPMKNALMEYTIKKARSRHLTPLFPRNEIRTMTSALREGRAIWYGFDQNYGGNHSLFVPFFGVPASTITTTSRFAKMGKAVVIPFFPYRTDKGRYRIEVHPPLDNFPSGDMEADTRRLNELLEEAIRKAPEQYLWIHRRFKTRPPGADPVY
- a CDS encoding glycosyltransferase family 4 protein; this encodes MRIAQISADFAPNIGGVASHVIELGQAQAQLGEEVHVVTRPLGEMRSKKELWQGMTVYRPNLPRPKPFYDWMLARWLRGFYATVKPDIIHVHGLRPLKATRNLPCPVLFTNHTSGYLMKIEKGQKERDRLARQLAHISHVLAPSQELCDATALVGYQGPIDFIPNGVDTDRFAPGESPIREELGISEEEVVVLLARRLVEKNGVTVFAEAVAALKELPVRLLFAGDGEERSKVEQILRDNGMFDQSIFLGGVPNPQMPDVYRAADISVLPSFMEATSITGLESMACGIPLVGTTVGGIPTLINDRETGLLVPPGDPATLGEALAQLARDPEQRQQMGTAARSRAEEKFSWRGIASRTLDIYQQHLDSHS
- the wecB gene encoding UDP-N-acetylglucosamine 2-epimerase (non-hydrolyzing) — translated: MKQILVAFGTRPEAIKMAPVIHALKAHPRLHPVVCVTAQHRQMLDQVLELFDIVPDYDLDLMRPGQDLASLSARILEQMSPILKECRPDAVLVQGDTTTVLCAALSAFYQQIPVGHVEAGLRTGDLSSPFPEEANRVLATRLSRWHFAPTRLNRDNLIRDNVAKEVIYETGNTVIDALLWVRERINNNLPIEAKDILRNLRNRFILVTGHRRESFGSGFENICNALVTLATRHPEVDIVYPVHLNPNVQEPVQRLLGEYDNIHLIEPQGYAAFVALMNQSYLILTDSGGVQEEAPSLGKPVLVMRDKTERTEGLTGGVRLVGTYSETIIAETEHLLRDDDHYQAMATAKNPYGDGNAAHRIVDILADDLV